The sequence GATTGGATAACTTTGGATGGTTCCAAAGGTGAAGTCATTTTTGGCAAAATAGCCACTCTCACACCCACCCTGTCGGGAGATTTTGGAACCCTGATGCAATGGGTAGACTCCTTCCGCAAACTCAAAGTGCGTACCAATGCAGACACTCCTCATGATGCCAAGGTGGCCAGACAATTTGGCGCCGAAGGGATTGGTCTTTGCCGCACCGAACACATGTTTTTTGATGCCGAACGCATCGAAGCCGTGCGTGAAATGATTTTGGCCGAAGATGTGAACGGTCGCAAAAAGGCCCTCGCCAAGATTCTCCCCATGCAACAAGGGGATTTCAAAGGCATCTTCCGCGAAATGAAAGATCTGCCCGTTACTATTCGATTGCTGGATCCCCCTTTGCACGAGTTTCTTCCTCATACCGCCGAAGAGATTGCGCAACTTTCCAAGAGCATGGATGTCTCCCTCGAAAAACTGGAGGCTAAACTGGAAAGTTTAAAGGAATTCAATCCCATGCTGGGTCACCGCGGTTGTAGACTGGGCGTGACTTATCCGGAGATTTACGAAATGCAGGTGCGCGCTATCATGGAAGCGGCTTGTGAATTGGCAAAAGAGGAAAATTTTAAAATCATTCCTGAAATCATGATTCCTCTCGTGAGTGATTATAAAGAACTCGTGCTCCTTCGAGGAATTAGCGAGCAAATTGCGACAGAGGTCATGAAAGAAAAAGGGGTACACCTAGAGTATAAGATAGGCACCATGATTGAACTTCCCCGTGCCGCACTTACCGCAGACCAAGTCGCTCAAGCGGCCGATTTCTTTTCTTTTGGAACCAACGACCTGACCCAAACCACCTATGGTTTGTCCCGAGACGATGCGGGAAAATTCTTGCCCTTCTACATCGAAAAAAAGATCTTTTCAGAAGATCCCTTCGTGGTACTGGATCAGACCGGCGTCGGGCGGCTCATTAAAATGGCGGTAGACTTAGGTCGAAAAACGAAGCCTCATCTAAAAGTGGGGATTTGCGGAGAACATGGCGGCGAACCAAAGTCTGTCGAGTTTTGCCATCGCAATGATATGGAATATGTCAGCTGTTCACCTTTTCGAGTTCCTATCGCCCGATTGGCTGCGGCCCAGGCGGCCCTCAAAGAGGCAGGTTCCACGGGATCAAGTACCGTTTAAAGGAATGGGGCAAACAACTCATGTTAAAAAAAATTACTCTCATTTTTCTTTTTCTCTCGTCCTGCTCCGGACCCTCTATCTTTACATCCATTCCCCTCAGCACAAGCTCCCCCACCTTGGCCAAACCTATTTCAATGAGCATCGATGAAACGAATGCCCGAGCTTATGTAGTCAACTCCAATTATACTTTTATGTATCAGGATGCCTCTCTGCTCGTACTCGATTTGAGTAACCCCATCGCACCTGGCACCCGTAACGCGGTTTCAATTAAAAATTATTCAGGGCAATCTTATCTGGATGCAACAAATCACCGCTTATATGTGACCAACCGACTCAGCACCGATGTAAATGACACGGTAGACCAAATTTTACGAATCAATGTGAACGAAACCGATAGTCATTTTTTACAGGTCGATGAGTTCAATGCGGATGTAAATCCTTTCGGAATAATCGGCGATGGAACTAATCTTTATACTGTCTGCCAAAATTCTCTTGATCGCTATTTATTGAGTGACCTCACCCACCGCACGCGTATTGATTTTCAAAACACTCTTTCTGCCGGACAAACTTATCTGACTACAGACACACGGGAAGCAGCGATTGCCCCAGACTCCGCGCATATTTTTGTGTCCAATCGCTCCGACAAACTGCTTATTTTAAACACCTCCGATATTTTGACTCCAGATCCTAGCCAGGAAGTAACTGCTCCAGGCGGGGAAGCGATGGATTATGCGCTCACCAGTACGTCCTCCACGCGCGGAATTGCCAGCGATGGAACCTACATCTATGTCGTAGAAGCCTCTCCCCCTGCTCTCAAGATCTTAACGGATCGGAATTTGGGACCTGTAGTGGGGGCACCCATTGAAACCAGTTTGGCTTCCCTTGCGGTAGCTGAAATCCCACTAGCCCCCGACCCCAATGAAGTGGCCGTTGATGTTATCAATCATCGTGCCTATGTCAGCTTAAGCCAGGATCACCAAATCTCTGTTATCGACACCCAGTTGTTTAGAGAAATTGCACGTATTTCAGTAAGAGACAATTTACCGAGCGGAGTAAAATCGGGGGAATATCCCTTTGCTCTCAGCGTAGGCCATTTCGGAGGCACGGCCTATGTATATGTGATGAACTTGAATACCAATACGATCTCGATTATCAACGGAACTACTCTCGCCATTGTAGCGAGTTATCCATAAAGAGCTCCCTCTCCTTCGTAAGGAGAGGGTTTAGGGGGAAGTAGAGATCGAGTAGACTCGAAATCACCCTCTCCCTGACCCTCTCCCCTCAAGAGAGATGGGACCTGCACTCCAATGAAACCTGTTCCCTTTGTAAAAATATTTCTGTTCCTTGTTCTTGTCCTTAGCTCTGCCTGCGGCAGCAATAATAGTCCCCCAAACATTTTGCAGCTCCCTCAAGAACTAGCATTAGATAGTACCAACAATCGACTTTTCGTTGTAGATTCACGCAACAATAATTTTTCCTTAGTAAGCACAATCGACAACAGCATTGTCACCGGCGCGCCCTTACTCAACAACGACAGCGCGCTTCGTTTTGCCGAAGATCCTCAGGATATCGCCGTTCAAGATATGGGATCGGGTCTTTCTCGCATTTTTATTATTGGAAATGGAGCAAGCAATTCCAATCAAATTACGGTGCTCGATTATGACAGCAGCAACGGCCTTCGGGCAGCAAGTTTTAGTCCTATTTCTGTAGGGACCACTTCAACAGACGAATTGGGCGGATTTGCCCTCGATAGCGTAAACCACAGACTTTTTGTCAGCAACAGCACTCAATCCACTTTGCATGCCTTTAGCACCCAGGATGGAAATCCCAGTTTAAGTAGTCCTTTAACGGTGGCCTCTCTTCCTGCCCGTCTCAGTTTCAATTCGGAGATTTCACGACTCTTTGTTTCTTCTTTGGGATCCAATTCAGTGTCCGTGGTAAACACCGCAGACTTAAGTACCGCCGTGGAAAGCCTGGATGTTGGTGGACACACCAGTGCCCTCAGCTCCTTTACAAATACCAGTGGAAGCATTTTGGCTGCGCTCATTCCTGGCGCAAATACCATTCGTTTATTTCACCTCAATTTAACAACCATTTCGTCCAGTTCTAATATCGGAGATCCCATTTTACCCAATACCACCGGAGTAGACCTCCCTCCCAATGCGCCTCTCAGTGGAGCCGCGGCCCAATTAAAAAGTGGTGAAACTTCGGATGGAACGATTGTAGTCTTTATTACTCAAAGCACGGGAGATTTAGGAACAATCGACATTAGCTCCGATTTATCTTCTTACAGCACAGGGAGAATCAGTGTTCCCAATGCCTCTGCGGCTTCTGGGCTGGAGATCTTAAACGATGCTTCTGGTTTTGGAACGCGTGTCTATGAAGCAGCGCCCAATGGATCAACCGTGTCGATTGTGGATATTGCGTCGCGGGCTTTTTCTTCGCAGGTTTTTTAGTAGCTTGACCCACAAAAAATTGTAGCTCTACCTATCAAAAACTAAAAGCCGAATATTTTTATTTAGTTACAGCAACTCAATAAACTGCTTGGGAGTCGGCACCTGCACGTTTTGAAAACCTTTTGCTTTAATATGTTCCGCCAAGGCGAGAGATTGTTCTTCATCGCCGTGAACAATAAAGACGCCGCGAAGTCGTTTTCCGCAGGCCTCTACAAATTCGATGAGTTCCCCTTTGTCGGCGTGGGCTGAAAAGGAGTTGATCACCTCCACACGCGCATTCAGCTCTCGCTCGATTCCAAAAATTTTGATCTTCCGTCGGCGCTCCACGATGCGGCGCCCCAAGGTATGCTGGGCCTGATAGCCAATGATGAGAATCGTATTATTGGGATTTTCAATATTGTTGCGCAAATGATGCACAATCCGTCCCCCTTCGCACATGCCGGAAGAAGCAATAATGATCATGGGTTCTGTTTTATAATTGAGGGCCCGACTCGATTCGGAATCGGTCAGATAAACCAGATTCTTAAAACCAAAGGGATCGCCGGTTTTTTCTATAAATTGACGCGTTCCTAAATCCAGATAATCGGGATGCAATTTGAAGATATCCGTGATGGAAATGGCCAGCGGACTATCCACATAAATAGGAATTTCCGGAATCAATTTTTCTCGGGTGAGTTGATGCAAGGTGTAAACAAGAAGTTGAGTTCGTTCCAGCGCAAAGGAAGGAATGATGAGCTTTCCCCGACGGGCAAAGGTTTCATTCACCACACGGGCCAAATCCCTTTTCATAGTGTCGATAGGATCGTGCGAGCGATCACCATAAGTACTTTCAATAATAAGATAGTCCAAATCGGTCACGGCTTCTGGGTTGCGCATCAGTGGCATATTTTTTCGGCCCAAATCACCCGAAAAACCGATGCGCATTTTTTGGCCATTTTTTTTCACATCCAAAGCCACAATCGCCGAACCCAGCACGTGGCCCGCATCGTAAAACTTCATCGACACCTCTTTGCTGATGCGCAAAGAACGATGATAATCGATGGACACGAAGTGATTCATGGCCTGTACGACATTTTCTTCGTTATAAATAGGCTGCACCGGGCCCATATCCGGGTCATACAACTCATGCTTGTTAATATAATCGGCATCGTGTTGCTGAATATAAGCAGCATCCATGAGCATCACCGAGCACAAGTCGCGCGTGGCGGGCGTCGAGAACACATTGCCCTGGAATCCATTTTTCACCAGCGTGGGGACATTTCCCGAATGGTCGATATGGGCATGCGAGAGGAGCATGTGGTCGATGGAATCGAGATCAAAGGGAAAAGGCAGCTTCGAATTGCGTTCAAAGGCCTCCCGATGGGGCCCTTGATACATACCGCATTCCAGCAAAATGCGTTCGGAGCCCGTTTCCAAAACGTGCATCGAGCCGGTCACTGTTCGAACACCACCGAGGAAGAGTAGGCGCATATTATTTATTCATCGAATCCAGAAAATCGAGATTCGTTTTTGCATGAGAAAGTTTATCGATTAAAAACTCCATCGAATCGACCACATTCAGTGGGGCAAGTAGTTTGCGTAAAATCCAAACCCGATTGAGGACATTTTCGGGAAGCAGGAGTTCTTCACGGCGTGTGCCGCTTTTGTTGATGTCAATACAGGGAAAGATGCGCTTTTCCATCAATTTGCGGTCGAGGAGAATTTCACAGTTACCCGTGCCTTTGAATTCTTCGAAGATCACCTCATCCATCCTGCTTCCCGTATCAATCAGGGCCGTTGCGATGATGGTGAGCGAACCGCCTTCTTCAATATTTCGGGCCGCACCAAAAAAACGTTTGGGTTTGTGCAGGGCGTTGGAATCCACACCCCCGGAAAGGATCTTTCCGGAAGGCGGCACCACGGTGTTGTAAGCTCGGGCCAAACGCGTGATGGAATCGAGCAGAATGACGACATCCTTACGATGTTCCACGAGGCGTTTCGCTTTTTCGATGACCATCTCTGCCACTTGCACGTGACGCGAGGCGGGTTCGTCAAAGGTGGAGCTGATCACTTCACCCTTTACCGAGCGCTGCATGTCGGTCACTTCTTCAGGGCGTTCATCGATCAGCAAAACAATGAGCACCACTTCCGGATGATTGGAAGTAATGGCATTGGCCACATTCTGCATCATCACCGTCTTTCCAGTACGGGGAGCGGCTACGATGAGGGCCCGCTGTCCTTTGCCAATGGGGGTGAGCAAATCGATGACGCGACTCGTATAGTTTTTAGGATCGTGTTCCAGGTTGAGTTTTTGAATAGGATAAAGAGGGGTCAGGTTATCAAATAAAATTTTATCGCGAGAGGCCTCAGTGGGTTCAAAATTTAATTTTTCAACCTTGAGGAGGGCAAAGTAACGTTCCGACTCTTTCGGCGGACGAATCTGCCCCGAAATCGTATCTCCGGTTCTTAAATTGAAGCGTCGTATTTGGGAGGGGGAGACATAGATATCATCAGGACCGGGTAAATAATTGTAATCGGGAGCTCGCAAGAATCCGAAACCATCGGGCAGGGTTTCCAGAACCCCTTCCCCGTAAATCGCTCCATTGCGCTCCGTTTGTTTTTGGAGGACTGCAAAAATAAGATCCTGTTTTTTTAAACCCGCAGCCCCTTCAATTCCCAGGTCGCGAGCCATCTGAATCATGTCGTTGATTTTTTTTTCTTTCAGCTCCTTCAGGTTCATAATATCGCCCTGAATGGGAGGATTTTCTTCCTCGCCAGACCCGGCAGCAGAAGCTGAAATAGCCCCGTTTTCTTCAGCAGAATAATCCGGGTTGTAATCTCTGCGGGGTTCACGATGTGTGTGGGAGGAGGGGTTGCGGCGCTGTGGTGGACGACGGCGAGGGCTGCCATTGTCACGGCCTTGGTTGTTTTCTTCGTTCATAGAGATAGATAAAGCTTAGGGAGGGAGAAATCTCCGACTTCAGCTCCTTTCTTATTTGGTTTGAGGATGGTCAAAAAATGGATTCAAATAGACACCGTAAAAAAATAGACGGGTATGATTTATGATTATATAGGTATTGCTCTCGATATTTAAATGGGTGAGATCGATATTATTTTATTATCTATTTAAGTTTAAAAAGCTGTCAAGCAAAGCTTTTCAAAGGTTGGAGAAGACAAATATGACTCCCACAGATAAAACAAGCAATTCAGATTGGAACCTTCTTTTTACAGCCTGGCTGATCGCCACCCTCTCCACGCTGGGGAGTTTGTTCTTTAGCGAAATAATGAGGTTTCCTCCTTGCGTTTTGTGTTGGTATCAAAGAATTTGCCTGTTTCCCCTGGTGATCCTTTTAGCCAGAGGGCTCTTTCCCCTGGATAAGAGTGTGATCAAGTTTGCCCTTCCCTTGGCTTTAAGCGGATGGGCTATCGCATTTTATCACAACCTCCTTTATTACGGAGTTATCCCCGAAAGCATAAGCCCCTGCCGTCAAGGCGTATCCTGTGCAGAACGCTACATCAACTTATTCGGCGTCTTTACAATTCCGATGCTTTCAATCCTGTCGTTTTCAACCCTGGTCCTACTGCTATTTCTATTAAAAAGGAGACTTTCCGTATGAAAAAACGAAAACTATTTTTAGTGGCAGCGACGTGTCTCGTCCTTGCTTTTGTACTGGGGGCTTATTTCTATAAAAGTCAGCAAGCTTCGAAGCTGAGTTTTATGGCCAGAGAAAACGCGGCTACCTTTGTCCGAGACTACTCCTTAAAACTAGGCAGTGAAGGTGCAAAGGTCTATCTCGTAGAGTTCTCCGACCCTGCCTGTGAAACCTGTGCCCAATTCTATCCTCTGGTTAAGAGCTTGATGGAGGCACACCCAGGTCAAATAAAACTCGTGGTCCGACATGCCCCTTTCCATCCGGGCTCCGATACTGTGGTCAAGATATTGGAGGCAGCGAGGAAGCAGGGAAAGTATTGGGAGACTTTGGAACTCCTGTATAAAAATCAGCCCGAGTGGGCAAGCCATCATAACCCTCAACCTCAATTAATCTGGCAATATCTTCCAGAGCTAGGGCTAAATAGTGCTCAGATCAAAAAAGATATGAACGATCCTGAAATTGCTCAACATATCGAACAAGATCTGGCCGATGCCAAAGTCCTTGGTGTCACGATGACGCCCGAATTTTTTGTGAACGGGAAAGCTTTGCCCAGCTTTGGTTTCGAACAATTAAGAGAATTAGTTGAATCGGAGATTGAAGCCAATTATTAATTGGTTGCTTTTCCATACTTGTGCCTGATATCCGCCCTTCACTATGGCTACAAAACTCTGGGGTGGGCGCTTTGCCGAAAAAACTGCAAAAGAAGTGGATGAATTCAACGCATCCATAAGTTTTGACTATAAACTCTGGCCTTATGACATTGAAGGCTCCTTAGCCCATGTCAAAATGTTGGCGCGTCAAAAAATCATTTCTCAAAAAGATTCTTCAAGTATTCAAAAGGGTTTGAAGTCCATCGCTCAAGATATTGCTCAAGGAAGATTCGAATGGAAGACCGATCAGGAAGATGTGCACCTCAACATCGAAGCGGAACTGATTGATCGCATTGGCCCGGTCGGAGGAAAATTGCACACCGCTCGGTCGCGAAACGATCAAGTGGCACTGGATGCCCGTCTTTACTGCCGTAGCCAGGCCAAAATTATTTTAAAGGAACTGAACAACTTTCAACGAGTGCTCGTTCAACTGGCCGAAGAAAATATCGAAGTCATTCTCCCCGGCTACACCCATCTTCAAAGGGCTCAGCCGATCTTACTCGCCCATCATTTGCTGGCCTATGTAGAAATGGCAGCACGAGACAGTGAAAGAATTTGTGATGCCTTAAAACGCATTGAGATCTTGCCTTTGGGCGCTGGGGCCCTGGCGGGGACTACCTTTCCCATCGATAGACATTTTGTCGCAAAGGAATTGGGCTTTTCTCGAGTCTCGAACAATTCCTTGGATAGCGTCAGCGATCGAGACTTTATGATTGAGCTCCTCAGCGCCTGTGCTCTGATTTTGACGCATCTCTCGCGCCTCTCCGAAGAACTGATCTTATGGAGCAGTTTTGAATTTTTCTTTGTGGCCCTCCCCGATAACTTTTGCACCGGCTCGTCGATGATGCCCCAAAAGAAAAATCCGGATATCCCCGAACTCATTCGCGGAAAAACCGGCCGCGTCTTTGGAAATTTAATGGGTCTGCTGACCGTAATGAAAGGCCTGCCACTGGCTTACAACAAAGACATGCAGGAAGACAAAGAAGGCCTGTTTGACAGCGTGGAAACCACTCAGACTTGCCTGAGAATCATGACCTTGATGTTGCAGAAAACGAAGTTTCGCGCAGAAGTCATGAAGAAAGCCACCCAGGAAGGCTTTGTATTGGCGACGGACTTGGCCGATTATCTGGTGACCAAAGGAATTCCCTTTCGTGATGCGCATCACATTGTCGGACAGGCCGTGCTATATTGTCAGACTAAAAATAAAACTTTGGAAGATTTGAGCCTGGAAGAACTGCAAAAAATGTCCAAGGCTATTGAACAAGATGTTTTTTCTTGGCTCAATATTGAAAATGCCGTGAACCGTCGAAAAAGTTTTGGGGGAACGGCAAAGAGTGAAGTGAAGAAGCAGATTTCTCAAATAAAAAAAAGATTATAACTTATACTTCCCGATAGTCCTCTCTCCCTTGAGGGGAGAGAGTTAGAGAGAGGGTGATAATTTGGAATCCAATTGAATCAAAGATCACCCTCACCCTGACCCTCTCCCCTCAAAGGGAGAGGGGAGAAGCAGATGCATTATTTCCAATACAAAAACAAACAACTCTACGCCGAAAAAGTAGCGGTAAAGGCCATCGCCAAACAAGTAGGCACCCCTTTATACATCTACAGTTATTCTACGCTGGAACGTCATTACAAGATTTTTGACGCAGCCTTTGCAGACCTCCCTCATCAAATTTGTTTTTCGATGAAATGCAATTCGAACCTCGCCATTTTAAAATCCATCGCTGGCTTTGGGGGCGGGGTAGATATTGTGAGCGGAGGCGAATTGTACCGTGCGCTGCAGGCAGGAATTTCTCCTCAAAAGATTGTCTATTCGGGCGTTGGAAAAACCGCTGCAGAAATGGATGCAGCCCTGGATGCTGGGATTTTATTCTTCAATGTCGAATCGGAAGCCGAACTGGAAGTACTGCAAGAGCTTGCAAAACGAGCGGGCAAAAAAGCACCGATTTGTCTTCGTGTGAATCCCAATATCGATCCCAAAACACACCCTTATATTTCGACAGGGATGAAGAAAAGCAAATTTGGCATTGAAGTCAAACGTGCAGTAGAAATTTATAAAAAAGCGCAAAGGCTCTCCCACATTGAAATCGTGGGTCTCGATTGTCATATCGGCAGCCAACTCACCCAGATTCGACCTTTTGTGGATGCCCTCAAAAAATTAAAAGACCTGATCGCAAAATTGAAACAGGCCGGCATTGCCTTGCGCTACCTGGATATTGGAGGCGGTTTGGGGATTAATTATGATAAAGAAACTCCTCCTTCACCGGCCGATTATGCGAAGGCCTTAATCCAAGAACTCAAAGAATTGAATCTCACCCTCATTTTTGAACCCGGTCGCGTGCTCATGGGAAATGCAGGCATTTTAGTCACTCAAATGCTTTACAGTAAAAAAGGCGAGGCCAAAGAATTTGTGATTGTGGATGCCGCGATGAACGACCTCATTCGTCCCGCTTTCTATGGGAGCTATCATGCCATTGAACCGGTGGAACAAAAAGGCCGCAAAAAAATCAAGACCGACATAGTGGGCCCCATCTGCGAATCCGGCGATTTTTTTGCCCAGGACAGGCAAATTGAAAAAACCGAATGTGGTGAATTACTCGCCCTGTTTTCCGCCGGCGCCTATGGTTTTGCCATGTCTTCCAACTACAACACCCGCCGCCGTGCAGCGGAGGTGTTAGTAAAGGGGAATCAATTTGAAGTGATTCGTGAGAGAGAAAGTTACGAAGACTTGATCAAAAACGAAAAGATTCCTAAGTTTTTGAAATAGGATTTGAGTTTAAATATTCCAAATACCCTCCTTTGAGATTATAAGCCGGATAGCCCTTTTGACTTAGAATCTTCCAGGCTAGATAGCCGCGTTAGCCTTTTTGACAATACAGCACGACCGTTTGATCTTTTGGAATTTCACTCAGTCGATCTCGAATTTCTTTGAGAGGAATATTTTTTGCACCTGGAATTTGTTCGAACTTTTCAAGTTCCTCCGGATCGCGCACATCTATCAAAAATAATTTCTTATTCTTAAGCTCGGCCGCGTCGATAGAGTGAACATCACCGCGCAACTCGTTGGAGGCCACGAAGGCCGCCATGTTGATGGGATCCTGCGCCGAACCAAAAGGCGGGGCATAAGCAAGATCGATGGATTCCAGATCGGAAATGGTCATGCCTCCAAAAATAGCGGTGGCCAGCACATCCACGCGTTTATCGACTCCTTCCGCTCCCATCACTTGGGCACCCAAAATTCTTCCGCGACCTTCTTCCACCAAGAGTTTCGTCACCAGCATTTGTGCGCCTGGATAGTAGGAGGCGTGCGAGGGATCCCGCGTAATGGAATAAAAAAAAGAAAATCCGGCCTCCTTGGCCTGTCTGCTGTTGAGCCCCACATAGCCCACGGTTTTATTGAGAATACGCACGATGGAAGTTCCCAGCGCTCCAAGATAGGTGAGATTTTTTCCGGCGGCATTGGCTCCGGCAATGCGGCCTTGACGATTGGCAGGGCCAGCCAAGGCAATACGGACGCGCCCTCCCGTAATGTGGTGTCGAGTTTCAGCGGCATCCCCCACCGTAAAAATATCCGGGTCGGACGATTGCATCAGGTCATTGGCCTTTACTCCACCGGTGATTCCAATTTCGAGCCCCGCTTCTTTGGCCAAGGTCACTTCAGGCCTCACGCCCACGCTGAGCAACACCATCTGTGCCTCAATTTTTCTACCATC comes from Deltaproteobacteria bacterium and encodes:
- a CDS encoding disulfide bond formation protein B encodes the protein MTPTDKTSNSDWNLLFTAWLIATLSTLGSLFFSEIMRFPPCVLCWYQRICLFPLVILLARGLFPLDKSVIKFALPLALSGWAIAFYHNLLYYGVIPESISPCRQGVSCAERYINLFGVFTIPMLSILSFSTLVLLLFLLKRRLSV
- the rho gene encoding transcription termination factor Rho gives rise to the protein MNEENNQGRDNGSPRRRPPQRRNPSSHTHREPRRDYNPDYSAEENGAISASAAGSGEEENPPIQGDIMNLKELKEKKINDMIQMARDLGIEGAAGLKKQDLIFAVLQKQTERNGAIYGEGVLETLPDGFGFLRAPDYNYLPGPDDIYVSPSQIRRFNLRTGDTISGQIRPPKESERYFALLKVEKLNFEPTEASRDKILFDNLTPLYPIQKLNLEHDPKNYTSRVIDLLTPIGKGQRALIVAAPRTGKTVMMQNVANAITSNHPEVVLIVLLIDERPEEVTDMQRSVKGEVISSTFDEPASRHVQVAEMVIEKAKRLVEHRKDVVILLDSITRLARAYNTVVPPSGKILSGGVDSNALHKPKRFFGAARNIEEGGSLTIIATALIDTGSRMDEVIFEEFKGTGNCEILLDRKLMEKRIFPCIDINKSGTRREELLLPENVLNRVWILRKLLAPLNVVDSMEFLIDKLSHAKTNLDFLDSMNK
- a CDS encoding FAD-dependent oxidoreductase, which encodes MPLKIVVVGGVAGGASAAAKARRENEQAEITVFERGPYVSFANCGLPYYIGGDIKNRDDLLLMNPQKFWDKYRIRVNIHHEVLAILRNEKKLRVRRPEGDEIEVPYDKLILSQGASPIVPPFKGVQQAHVFTLRDIPDMDRIVQFLQQKKIKKAVVVGGGFIGLEMAEALIHRGLDLCVVEKAHHVLPLLDDDMAAELTRELQKKMEIIAGTGLVEIAADYVVLEDGRKIEAQMVLLSVGVRPEVTLAKEAGLEIGITGGVKANDLMQSSDPDIFTVGDAAETRHHITGGRVRIALAGPANRQGRIAGANAAGKNLTYLGALGTSIVRILNKTVGYVGLNSRQAKEAGFSFFYSITRDPSHASYYPGAQMLVTKLLVEEGRGRILGAQVMGAEGVDKRVDVLATAIFGGMTISDLESIDLAYAPPFGSAQDPINMAAFVASNELRGDVHSIDAAELKNKKLFLIDVRDPEELEKFEQIPGAKNIPLKEIRDRLSEIPKDQTVVLYCQKG
- a CDS encoding MBL fold metallo-hydrolase, translated to MRLLFLGGVRTVTGSMHVLETGSERILLECGMYQGPHREAFERNSKLPFPFDLDSIDHMLLSHAHIDHSGNVPTLVKNGFQGNVFSTPATRDLCSVMLMDAAYIQQHDADYINKHELYDPDMGPVQPIYNEENVVQAMNHFVSIDYHRSLRISKEVSMKFYDAGHVLGSAIVALDVKKNGQKMRIGFSGDLGRKNMPLMRNPEAVTDLDYLIIESTYGDRSHDPIDTMKRDLARVVNETFARRGKLIIPSFALERTQLLVYTLHQLTREKLIPEIPIYVDSPLAISITDIFKLHPDYLDLGTRQFIEKTGDPFGFKNLVYLTDSESSRALNYKTEPMIIIASSGMCEGGRIVHHLRNNIENPNNTILIIGYQAQHTLGRRIVERRRKIKIFGIERELNARVEVINSFSAHADKGELIEFVEACGKRLRGVFIVHGDEEQSLALAEHIKAKGFQNVQVPTPKQFIELL
- a CDS encoding thioredoxin domain-containing protein, giving the protein MKKRKLFLVAATCLVLAFVLGAYFYKSQQASKLSFMARENAATFVRDYSLKLGSEGAKVYLVEFSDPACETCAQFYPLVKSLMEAHPGQIKLVVRHAPFHPGSDTVVKILEAARKQGKYWETLELLYKNQPEWASHHNPQPQLIWQYLPELGLNSAQIKKDMNDPEIAQHIEQDLADAKVLGVTMTPEFFVNGKALPSFGFEQLRELVESEIEANY
- the argH gene encoding argininosuccinate lyase, with the protein product MATKLWGGRFAEKTAKEVDEFNASISFDYKLWPYDIEGSLAHVKMLARQKIISQKDSSSIQKGLKSIAQDIAQGRFEWKTDQEDVHLNIEAELIDRIGPVGGKLHTARSRNDQVALDARLYCRSQAKIILKELNNFQRVLVQLAEENIEVILPGYTHLQRAQPILLAHHLLAYVEMAARDSERICDALKRIEILPLGAGALAGTTFPIDRHFVAKELGFSRVSNNSLDSVSDRDFMIELLSACALILTHLSRLSEELILWSSFEFFFVALPDNFCTGSSMMPQKKNPDIPELIRGKTGRVFGNLMGLLTVMKGLPLAYNKDMQEDKEGLFDSVETTQTCLRIMTLMLQKTKFRAEVMKKATQEGFVLATDLADYLVTKGIPFRDAHHIVGQAVLYCQTKNKTLEDLSLEELQKMSKAIEQDVFSWLNIENAVNRRKSFGGTAKSEVKKQISQIKKRL
- the lysA gene encoding diaminopimelate decarboxylase; translated protein: MHYFQYKNKQLYAEKVAVKAIAKQVGTPLYIYSYSTLERHYKIFDAAFADLPHQICFSMKCNSNLAILKSIAGFGGGVDIVSGGELYRALQAGISPQKIVYSGVGKTAAEMDAALDAGILFFNVESEAELEVLQELAKRAGKKAPICLRVNPNIDPKTHPYISTGMKKSKFGIEVKRAVEIYKKAQRLSHIEIVGLDCHIGSQLTQIRPFVDALKKLKDLIAKLKQAGIALRYLDIGGGLGINYDKETPPSPADYAKALIQELKELNLTLIFEPGRVLMGNAGILVTQMLYSKKGEAKEFVIVDAAMNDLIRPAFYGSYHAIEPVEQKGRKKIKTDIVGPICESGDFFAQDRQIEKTECGELLALFSAGAYGFAMSSNYNTRRRAAEVLVKGNQFEVIRERESYEDLIKNEKIPKFLK